One part of the Coffea eugenioides isolate CCC68of chromosome 10, Ceug_1.0, whole genome shotgun sequence genome encodes these proteins:
- the LOC113749978 gene encoding protein DETOXIFICATION 48, which produces MCNPKPSSPSSFVCNTKKNHFTKPQKHMDICTTHDDYDYDDDDQLHRWPTPTEALQEIKAIGKISGPTALTGLLLYSRAMISMLFLGYLGELELAGGSLAIGFANITGYSVISGLAMGMEPICGQAYGARQMKLLGITLQRTVLLLLSTSIPISLTWLNMKRILLWCGQDEEISSMSHTFLVYAIPDLFFLSLLHPLRVYLRTQSITLPLTYCSAISVLLHVPLNFLLVRYFNMGITGVALAMVWTNLNLFLLLCSFLYFSGVYKDSWVAPSMDCLRGWSSLLALAVPTCVSVCLEWWWYEFMIMLCGLLLNPKATVASMGILIQTTSLVYVFPSALSLGVSTRVGNELGANRPARARISMIVSLICAVALGLAAMLFTILMRHQWGRFFTSDAEILELTSVALPIVGLCELGNCPQTTGCGVLRGSARPTTGANINLGSFYLVGMPVAILMGFVLKMGFAGLWLGLLAAQASCALLMLYVLCRTDWIVQVERAKELTKSSSSSSSTTTTTTKTTTSAGAGGGVILPVSSPPSQSTTKHDGAGKTVNLEQILCTNDELVKSASLETDPLISNHIVH; this is translated from the exons ATGTGCAATCCAAAGCCCTCTTCCCCATCCTCATTTGTCTGCAACACTAAGAAAAATCATTTCACAAAACCCCAAAAACACATGGATATTTGCACTACTCATGATGATTATgattatgatgatgatgatcaaCTTCATAGATGGCCAACCCCTACTGAG GCCCTGCAAGAGATCAAAGCCATAGGGAAGATATCAGGACCTACTGCCCTGACAGGGCTACTACTATATTCAAGGGCCATGATTTCCATGCTATTTCTTGGCTATCTTGGAGAGCTTGAACTGGCAGGAGGATCTCTTGCTATAGGCTTTGCAAACATCACTGGTTACTCTGTCATTTCAGGCTTAGCCATGGGCATGGAACCTATTTGTGGACAAGCCTACGGCGCCAGACAAATGAAACTTCTAGGCATAACTCTGCAAAGAACtgtcctcctcctcctctccaCCTCCATTCCCATCTCCTTGACGTGGCTCAACATGAAAAGAATCCTTTTATGGTGCGGCCAAGATGAAGAAATCTCATCAATGTCACATACTTTCCTAGTCTACGCAATCCCTGACCTCTTCTTCCTTTCACTGCTCCACCCTCTTCGTGTCTATTTAAGGACTCAAAGCATCACATTGCCCTTAACTTATTGCTCAGCAATCTCAGTTCTCCTTCATGTTCCACTCAATTTTCTTCTAGTCAGGTACTTTAACATGGGAATCACCGGCGTTGCATTGGCAATGGTTTGGACTAACCTAAACCTTTTTCTTCTGCTCTGCTCCTTCCTCTATTTCTCTGGGGTGTATAAAGATTCTTGGGTGGCTCCCAGCATGGATTGTTTACGCGGCTGGTCATCTTTGCTAGCGCTAGCTGTGCCAACTTGTGTATCTGTTTGCCTTGAGTGGTGGTGGTATGAGTTCATGATAATGCTTTGTGGACTCCTACTCAACCCGAAAGCAACAGTTGCTTCTATGGGAATCCTCATCCAAACAACCTCATTGGTCTATGTTTTTCCGTCTGCTCTGAGCCTGGGAGTCTCCACCAGAGTTGGAAATGAACTCGGAGCCAACCGGCCAGCCAGAGCCCGCATTTCCATGATAGTTTCCCTAATTTGCGCGGTCGCATTAGGCCTTGCGGCAATGCTCTTCACTATCTTGATGAGGCACCAATGGGGCCGGTTTTTCACCAGCGATGCTGAGATTCTTGAACTAACATCAGTAGCATTGCCCATAGTTGGGCTTTGTGAGCTTGGAAATTGTCCCCAAACAACCGGCTGCGGGGTGCTGAGAGGAAGTGCTAGGCCTACAACCGGAGCAAATATCAATTTGGGATCATTTTATCTGGTCGGAATGCCGGTGGCAATACTGATGGGTTTCGTGTTAAAAATGGGGTTTGCTGGGCTGTGGCTGGGATTGCTTGCAGCCCAGGCCTCATGTGCACTTCTTATGCTCTATGTATTATGCAGAACGGATTGGATAGTTCAAGTTGAAAGAGCAAAAGAGCTAAcaaaatcatcatcatcttcttcttctactactactactaccaCAAAAACAACTACCTCAGCAGGTGCTGGTGGTGGTGTTATATTGCCGGTGTCATCGCCGCCTTCCCAGTCCACCACCAAGCATGATGGAGCTGGCAAGACAGTTAATCTTGAACAGATATTGTGCACTAATGATGAGTTGGTGAAGTCAGCTTCACTTGAAACTGACCCTCTCATATCTAACCACATTGTGCATTAA